The genomic DNA ACTTACAGATAACTGCCAGTGTCAGGAACACAACGCCTCCGAACAGCAGAGGATAGTCGGGCCTGTATAGATGGACAACCCTCATGAACAGAACCCTGGACTTCTGTTTCTGGGCTTTACTCCCAGCCTCCTCGTCGCTGTCCGGGATGGTGATCTCCCAGAACAGCGCCGCTCCGAGCGACGCTCCGGCGAACATCAGCCAGCAGCGAATATCCGCCACCGGTCCACATGGGCTCTCCTCCCGGTACAGAGCCCTGGTTCCGGTCTCATACACCGCTGGAAGCAGACTGTAGGCTGTTACGAACCGGATCAGCAGCGGGCTCGGGTCTCCCAGAACCAGCAGAGTTGTAATAGTTACTGCTGACCATCGTAGAGCTGCAAAAAGCCACAGATGCGCAAAATGTCCCAAAACGCTGTGAATCCCAGCAAACCCTGATgcgtaaaataaagaaagatcAACGCAAACTGCTACAAACAAAGCGGAGACTTTGTGGATTGTTGTTCGGTCTTTTCCTGCCATGTTTCAGCTGCAGTCGTCCTCATATGACCAGATCTGCTGTAACTGAAGCGTTTACCTTCTtactttcagtttcattttctggCAAATTTAGGGGTTTCCCTCAAGTGCAGCGGAGGACGAGTCAATaatttttgctttcacactCAAAGAGCACCaccaatattttataattttccgtttttaatttttctagtAAGGGAATCTATGAATGGCTGtaattgcataaaaaatatcatAGTGCTTTCGTATTTTACAATCTGTGTCTCTAAAGATTTATGATCTAACTGAAAATTCCAGAtaataatatggaaaaaataaatacatgaattatacatgtaattaattaattgtctGAAATGGCAACTAAAcctccaaaaacaggaaggtCCAAGATTACTTTCCCAGCAGCCATCACAGAGTTCAGCATGTCACCAAGCATATAAGTGAATGAAGATAACAAAACTCCATTAGACAATCTGGTTTGAATTGTGCTCCAAAGACATAGCATGAACCCCAGGTCCAAATATATTTCTTATAATAACTATTCTGTCTGTTCTGAGATTGTTTCAGCTATTTGTCTTTAAGAAGAAATAGAAGCTCAACATTCCTATTTGAATCAACCTGTGTGCTTAATAACGATCAAACAGTATCATGGGTGCATCTATACAACATAGTTCATGTGCTTATCGGTACTTATTTAACAGATGTTGTATTCAagaggggctgcacagtggcgcagttggtagagctgttgccttgcagcaagaaggtcctgggttcgattcctggcccggggtctttctgcatggagttttcatgttctccctgtgcatggtgggttctctccgggttctccggcttcctcccacagtccaaaaacatgactgtcaggttagttggtctctctaaattctccctaggtgtgagtgtgtgactggttgtgtgtcctgcatgtctttgtgttgccctgcgacagactggcaacctgtccagggtgaccccgcctctcgcctggaacgtagctggagaggaaccagcaaccctcctgaccccattaggaacaagggtgtatagaaaatggatggatggatggattcaaGAGACACAttgtatgaaatattttaacaaagtattttaaatagttACTCTTCTGATGATatgaaatgcagttttaaaatacagttGGTACATTTTTCCCCATTGTGTTATTACAAAAGCATATAACATAAAGTTATAGtttaatactttgtttttcCCCCAAGTTGGAAAATTATACTTGAAAAGAACTGTAAAAACTCCAACTCTGAAACTTAGGGAGAACtgcaatttatttgatttggatAAATGTACACTGGTTCCAGGTTTACAGTCCAGTGAGTGGATACATGTATCACAAAAAACTGACAATGAAAGAAAGATCACTGATcaaaaaatgttggtaaatCATTTCCCAGAATGACGTTCTCCTCTGTGCCGTGTTCATCAATGGTGACCAAATATGCCACACCACCACTGGAGCCGTCGCGGTTCATCGCCAAGGAGagagctgcaaaataaaaacaggagagcatacttttattaaaaacataaaagtactATGGGATGATGCAGAAAAGTTTTAGTTTAGAAGAAATGCATAACAAAAACACCTACTGTTAACCACAAACTGCTGACACTCCGTCTTATTCATTCCTTTTCGATATTCGGCATCAACAAATCCATAAACATAAGAGCTGCCTGAACCGCCAACAGCAAAAGGCTGTCTGGTCAGGAGACCTTTCAGGGTGGCAAAAACCTGCAGGTCAGATagagaccaaaaaaaagaagaaaatggcaacaattaaaattacaacaCACATCCGTAACATACCATGTGCTGATAACATAAGTAGCCATGAGAATAAGTCACCAACTATAAGGATATTTTTAATGTGACTCTGAACAGATTTTTAactctttagtttattttttttatgcatttgctctagcaaacattttcacagtttacCAACCTGCCCTCCTTCTCTTCTGTCCCATCCAGCTACAATAAGATGAGCTGAAAGCTCCTCCTTGTATTTGTATGAAATGTTCTTCACTAGAGTGGCAGCTGATCGAACCTGTGGCTCCTCACTGATTTCCATGCTGGCAGAAGACAAAATATTCTTTAGACATATTGTTATAATATTGATAAAACATATTCCTTTAAGAAAtcatattgtttctttttatatgtctcctaataaaatatttggtcCAAACTAGGGAATTCCTTCTGTAttttaaacactaaaataaaacattagatttttttactgaaatttaaagaaattatttgatattttgtttatttagttgtgTTAGCCGACATATCAGGTTAAAGTATTATTCTGATATttgacaaacatgtttaaatatgcagtatgtaacttttacaaaaaatattttcacatatttactaaaattataattatgttgtgacagaacaatataagacagataatctttgaaaaaattaagctattctgcttttttccagtgctcccagtactaACTGGGCTTGCAAAAACCTGCAAGTacaccactcagtcagaaacaaccaatcagagtcaggaggaggttGTCAATCACCTTTGTGTATGTGCCACTCACATCCTTCCCCTTGCTCTCTGTTATGCTGCACCTTGTTCACCACGATGAACCTACCGATGGTGGCAGATAAACAGCTTTCTTGTAGCTGtgatttgtttctctgtcattcGCACATTGAGTAGCGCATACACAAGGTTGATTGACCGCACTAAAACATTCCtcctggatctgattggttTTGACTGAGAGTGGTGCATTTTTACAGGCAGTAATACTgggaggagcttgattttttcacAGAACTTTTCTCTCAAACCACACTGTCATGACATGGCAACAggtttaacaaatatgtaaaaaacatatttttgtaaaaattacatGCTACAGctttaatagaaaatataatCTTTTGGCAACTGACACTGAGTCCAAAAACCACCGGTGAGAAGATTAAAAGTGAATccaaatacttcaaaataaatctctcACTTTTACCTAAGTTTATGGTCAAATTCCTCATGGTTTGTAACCAGAACTGAAAAGCGAATTGTGCTGtacaaagtaattttaaaactgttttctataGGAAATTAatgtacatacagtacagaccaaaagtttggacacactttctaattgagttcaatgagaaggtgtgtccaaacttttggtctgtactgtatttccATAAACAAATAAGTAGGTTTGGAGTTTTTTTAGCTatagagtaaaagaaaaacacagatattcACAAAAAATGGGAGAATATTGTCAGAACATTAGGTAGTcagcaaaataatgaaaagaaaatacaatctGTTCAACATTATTCACATTATGTGGAAGAAATTctatacataaaaacaatgctCAGttcttattgttttctgtaaactcTGGAGGGTTTAAagagctctgcagcagcaggtccCACACACCTGACCTCGGTGTGCTCACCTGTGGACGTCCAGCTGGTAGTTCACCATCTCAGCGATGGTCTGAGCGTCTGCAGCGGATCCTGACAGGGCGCAGTAGATCTTATCATGGAGTGGAGACAATTTATTCATCACCCTGTTCACCACGGACTCCCTGCACGGAAGAACCCAGTGAAATAATCAGAAGAAAATCGGTACCGGTGAAGAGgggatattttaaataaattcacatagAATCCTCATTTACCTACGATTTAATAAAGTCCAACTTACCCTGCAGACACTCTGGAATCAGAGCCCAACACGACGCCTCCATTAAACTCTATGGCGATTATAGTTGTCtagaaacagaattaaaaatcGTTTTACCGAAACATTCACACATAAACCACCCAGAAAGTTTCTTAAACATATTAAACTCGTTTACTTACTCCTGTTTTCACCTCCTCGGACAACCACTGCGGCTCTGCTTCTCCCAACATGGCAGACAGATTTTAACGACACGAACAGTAAAATAACTGGAGCTGAAAACAAAGCGACGCGCAGGAAGCAGTTTGAAGCGATTCAATGCGTATTAAAGCGTATTAAGTTGAAACACGCTAATGCTTATCGAAGCCTGTTGTGTATCAAGCTAACTTCAGACTCAAATATCAGACTCCATGTTTTTTCTGAGTCAAACCGAAATTGAAACCTAAACTTCCTCCTCTGCAGTGAAGACTGACGGGTCATCCAGCTTCAGATTAGTTCTCATGTTTGTGCTTTATGCAAaccaaatgtttaaagtttctAATAATGAATgcttaaactttaaatgtcagaattgctataaaaattgtatttagaAATTATATTCACAGGTTATGGAGCTGCACACTGAACCATGTTTGTTATTAAAGTCTTCTCCTGTGTTGATGCTTTTTAATGACTTGGAAAATTGGGCCTTTATGTCAAATGTTTAAATGccaatgtgacatttttgtacatttattcattaaaagcAACATAATGCACATTTTGAAGCTGTGACAGCATCTATCTATCAGGAATTTATTTCACTAGTAATTACACTTTACATTTAGACTAATTGcactttacattacattacatagAAACcctgttatattttatttatttcttactttagttttttttattttaatttatgaagtgGTCATGCAAAGTGTGAATGTCATTGTCAATTGTAGCCATTGCAGAGAAGCTAAATACCATTAAAACTTCTTGATTTTTGACtatttaataatgtaaaatactCAAGCTAAGACATAAGAGGGAAAATAaggttatgaaaaaaaagaaaatgttttatcttcacAAATAATACCAAACACTAGCATGttagaaaatgaacatttatttgttttttttagggggTGCGGTGGGGAGCGGAGCAGCTCATCCACTCAACAGTTTATGACAAACTCATCTGATTCATTTAATTCCTCATGTAAGATTATCTAAAATTCAATAAGGCAACAAACTAAGTTTAATCTGTAAAATCTGAAGTTGAGTGAGAAGTTTTTTATATTGCTTTCTTGTGCAGAAAGCAATATAATATAGTTTCCTTTATGAAAAAGGAAACTGTGGTCTTGAAACCGGCCATTTTCTAACAAGTCTTAAAGTGgcattcacacaaaaaaaggaaaaaaaaaatttattcatcaTGAAATCTTGGCAGCTTGTCTCCAGGTACAACCACATGCTCCACCCCTTTTCCTGTTATCACCACCAGGTGAGCAACACCTCCGCTGACGTTGTCCCTCCCCATTGCCAGAGCAAGAGCTGCggagaaaagagaggaaaggaaagacagaacaaaacttAGGTCAAGTTTAATACTTAAAAAGATAGATTATACATGCAGCTTTTACCAAttggtaaaatgtaataattgatCATCAAAAGATAAATTTATACTTGACACTGAtccttttcatttaattaaagtctaatagttgcaaaataaatgtaagcctttcaataaaatatttcaatgaagaaattatgaatgtgtttgaatatttgtttatatatatttttttttatttgtaccattGGTGGCAAATTGTAGACATTCTTCTCTGGTCATGTTGGGTTTGTATTTAGCGTCAACGTATCCGTAGATGTAGGTGCTTCCTGAGCCGCCGATGGTAACCTGCTGACTGATTAACATCCCACCCAGAGACACAACATAAACCTGCAGAGGGAACAGAAACATCAGACATGCAGTTTGAACAGATTtcaaagtattcacacacatttacattttttcatgtttttttatttgccgtATGTATTTTAAGGTGATTTTATAGAAAAGAACAACAAGGTCTCTAGGGATAGGTCAGCAATTAACACATTACTGAAGGGAAactaataaatcaattaaaatttttttacagttaaaaccagaagaatatgttgtgcatttgtgttcagctacttttatatttctaaataaaacccaacgCAACCAGTAGCCTCCAAAAATCATCTAATGACAAATAGTTTTGCTGTGGCTGTGAAGGAAAGCAACAATCAAAGAAGCAACCAAGAGGCACATgctaactctggaggagctgcagaaattcaCAGCTGAGGCTCAAGGATCTGTTAACCAGACAGCAGTGAGTGATGCACTCCACAAATCAATTCTTGTTCgatgagaagatggatgaagcCAAATACAGGAatattctggaagaaaacctctTAGAGTCCATAAAAACCTTGACATTGAGGCTGATATCTACCTTCCAGCAAGACAACATTTCTGAATATACAGAGCTAAGATGGAGTGgtttatattactttaaaaggggacagtcaaagtccaaacccaattccaatttttaATCTGTGGTAAGAAATACTGTATattcaatctgactgaacttggGAAAATGTGTGAAGAACTTCAGTCTCTAGATAAGTAAAGTTGAGCAAATAGACATGATGATGTAACAGGAGAAAAAAGACAGTTCTGcttgaataaaaaacacaatatagatttttttatttgtaaaaaaacctgaaaactgtgtgtaatttttattttatgctactttgtgttgttctttcaatacaaaattcaaacaaagtACATTGAAGTTTGATGATGTTGCTTGTGTAACAAAATATCGAAGCAGTATGAATAATTATTAAAGGTTCTGCACTGTGACCAACCTGCGGTCCTTTCTTGCTGTCCCATCCTGCTGTAAGGAAACCAGCCTGCAgctcatctttgtttttataacacAATTCTTTCAGGACGGACGCTGCTGCAATCACCAGAGGAGGACTCTCCATCTGCacactaaaacagaaacaaacattctagatgtgttatataaataattCTATAATTTAGAATGGACACTGCAGGAAAAAGGCAATAtacatctttaatttaaaaagatagTTTTTTCCTGTTGTATGGAAACGTGTTGGATGTGTTTACCTGTGGAAGGACAGGTGAGACTTTGCTGATTTGATGACAGCTTGAGCGTCAGCAAGTGAACCAGCCATGCAGCAGAAGATCCGGTCATGAACCTGAATCACCTTGTTGATGGTTTTAGAAGATACATATTCCCTAAACCAAATAATGATAGATTTATATGTATTAtgtaagattttattatttcaaacatatttttatatgatATTGGGAACAAATTGCATTGGGTTATCATAATCACTTCAAGTTCAAGTATATTTTAGTATATCCTTATTTCTGTGatgatatatataaatatttgcatatataaTGCATGTATTGACATGTGCGTATATTTctatgtatatttataaaatcagaACTGTAGGCTACTGTCTTTAGTTCTCATCATTTGGTATgatgacagagaaaaagagaaaatgttttgggtgTAAATATGATTTAGGACATAACGTTGACCTTTATGTCATCATATATTTAGTCATGAATATGATATTCTCTCTGCTATAAGGTCATGTACAGTGACCCCTCTTCTCACCCTCCCATTGAAGCTCTGGAGTCGGATCCAATCACGACCCCTCCATCAAATATGGCAGCCAAGATGGTGGTCTgaggacaaacaaaaaacaggagagAGGACAATAAGACAGACAGGTTTAACAAATGCTGACGTATTCATTCATGCGACCTGAAAGAAGCTATGAATTATGGGAAGTGGAGTTCTAAAACTGAGGAGTAGTGCGaagattttaaccaaaaatttaaGTTATTTCCTCTTGCAATTTTGAAATGTACATTTGTATAAGAGCTTAAATGTGAAACCTTAATAACTCAGGAT from Gambusia affinis linkage group LG14, SWU_Gaff_1.0, whole genome shotgun sequence includes the following:
- the LOC122844007 gene encoding proteasome subunit beta type-9 — translated: MLGEAEPQWLSEEVKTGTTIIAIEFNGGVVLGSDSRVSAGESVVNRVMNKLSPLHDKIYCALSGSAADAQTIAEMVNYQLDVHSMEISEEPQVRSAATLVKNISYKYKEELSAHLIVAGWDRREGGQVFATLKGLLTRQPFAVGGSGSSYVYGFVDAEYRKGMNKTECQQFVVNTLSLAMNRDGSSGGVAYLVTIDEHGTEENVILGNDLPTFFDQ
- the LOC122844006 gene encoding proteasome subunit beta type-6-B like protein-like, with the protein product MEKHYTDSKVKGVSTGTTILAAIFDGGVVIGSDSRASMGGEYVSSKTINKVIQVHDRIFCCMAGSLADAQAVIKSAKSHLSFHSVQMESPPLVIAAASVLKELCYKNKDELQAGFLTAGWDSKKGPQVYVVSLGGMLISQQVTIGGSGSTYIYGYVDAKYKPNMTREECLQFATNALALAMGRDNVSGGVAHLVVITGKGVEHVVVPGDKLPRFHDE